A window of Salvelinus alpinus chromosome 31, SLU_Salpinus.1, whole genome shotgun sequence contains these coding sequences:
- the LOC139561520 gene encoding endonuclease domain-containing 1 protein-like has translation MCWVKKFSDVPQCQKFFLEETTPNLPGILVGGKVQDQNRYKPICQLFNNIYRFATLYDTINRIPVFSAYTFTGPPTGPRPNQPWMIEPQLNGVNNSPEMKIMGEHYQHQAGNYDYSNSIQNKGVNRGHLFPNSHAHDLDTQKSTFTLTNIVPQVVSFNDGSWKEMERNVREKLMTDCFSNNRKIKAYVVTGAVPSKSNTLKNALNNTLKNALNDRVNIPDLMWTAYCCLNKKKKWMAEAHWGWNKKVKRKTLKPETLGALEKELNQFHQGGRVQVFPKDCPRGPKPTTTSNPPSWKNSLKIISSTVRNLYNSMMNRIG, from the exons TGAAGAAGTTCAGTGATGTTCCACAGTGCCAGAAGTTCTTCCTGGAGGAGACAACTCCAAATCTCCCAGGTATTTTGGTTGGTGGGAAAGTCCAGGACCAGAACCGCTACAAGCCGATCTGCCAGTTGTTCAACAACATCTACAGGTTTGCAACTCTCTACGACACGATCAACAGGATCCCTGTGTTCTCAGCCTACACCTTCACTGGTCCTCCTACGGGCCCCAGACCAAATCAACCCTGGATGATCGAGCCCCAG CTCAACGGGGTAAACAACAGCCCTGAAATGAAGATAATGGGAGAACACTATCAACACCAGGCTGGGAACTACGACTATAGTAACTCAATACAAAATAAAGGGGTGAACAGAGGTCACCTCTTCCCAAATTCACATGCTCATGACCTTGATACTCAGAAGTCCACCTTTACCCTGACCAACATCGTTCCCCAGGTGGTGTCCTTCAACGATGGCAGCTGGAAGGAAATGGAGAGAAATGTCAGAGAAAAGCTGATGACGGACTGTTTTAGTAACAACAGGAAGATAAAGGCCTATGTGGTGACTGGAGCGGTGCCCAGTAAGAGCAACACACTGAAGAACGCATTGAACAACACACTGAAGAACGCACTGAACGACCGAGTGAACATCCCAGATCTCATGTGGACAGCCTACTGCTGTTTGAACAAGAAGAAAAAGTGGATGGCCGAAGCACACTGGGGGTGGAACAAGAAGGTAAAGAGGAAAACATTGAAACCAGAAACCTTGGGAGCACTCGAAAAGGAGTTGAACCAATTTCACCAAGGTGGTCGTGTCCAGGTGTTCCCCAAGGATTGTCCAAGAGGTCCTAAACCGACCACTACCTCTAACCCACCCAGTTGGAAGAATTCTCTTAAAATCATTTCTTCCACAGTCAGGAATCTTTACAATTCCATGATGAATAGAATTGGATGA